In Nocardioides faecalis, the following proteins share a genomic window:
- a CDS encoding glycosyltransferase family 4 protein, giving the protein MTSPLTGARVVVVNWRDLDHSLAGGAEIYAWQYALALAEGGADVRFLTARERGQSRHDARDGIAVRRVGGGALGFYVLALLWLLRHRRQVDAVIDPAGGLPSFSPLVNRRSTAALLIVHHVHQAQFDVHFPAPVATLGRWLERVAMRRVYRHQTTVAVSRSTEAEMRSQLGWTGDIRILENGADLPPYDAARAVEKDPDRIVVLGRLVTHKRVDLVLGAVAALADRPELAGRQLTVDVVGQGPERERLVSRATALDLIDVVTFHGFAPAERKDELLARATVHVCGSDAEGWGQAVIDAAGWGVPTVARDVPGLRDSIRDGESGWLVDDDEDPRVVVERLAEALAHALVAGADPAARVRQAESCLAWARQFDWSQMRSHARDLTIEMLLGRAPASPDRHHPRDARVAV; this is encoded by the coding sequence ATGACCTCGCCGCTCACTGGCGCCCGGGTGGTCGTGGTCAACTGGCGCGACCTGGACCACTCCCTGGCCGGCGGAGCCGAGATCTACGCGTGGCAGTACGCGCTCGCCCTCGCCGAGGGTGGGGCCGACGTCCGCTTCCTGACCGCACGGGAACGCGGCCAGAGCCGCCATGACGCGCGCGACGGCATCGCGGTGCGCCGCGTCGGCGGGGGAGCACTGGGCTTCTACGTGCTCGCCCTGCTCTGGCTCCTGCGGCACCGGCGCCAGGTCGACGCCGTCATCGACCCCGCAGGCGGCCTGCCGTCGTTCTCCCCGCTGGTCAACCGGCGCAGCACCGCTGCGCTGCTCATCGTGCACCACGTGCACCAGGCGCAGTTCGACGTGCACTTCCCGGCCCCGGTCGCGACGCTCGGCCGGTGGCTGGAGCGGGTGGCGATGCGGCGGGTCTACCGACACCAGACCACGGTGGCGGTGTCCCGCTCCACCGAGGCGGAGATGCGCTCGCAGCTGGGATGGACCGGTGACATCCGGATCCTCGAGAACGGCGCCGACCTGCCGCCGTACGACGCCGCGCGGGCCGTGGAGAAGGACCCGGACCGCATCGTGGTGCTCGGCCGCCTGGTCACCCACAAGCGGGTGGACCTGGTGCTCGGCGCCGTTGCCGCGCTGGCCGACCGGCCCGAGCTGGCCGGGCGACAGCTCACCGTCGACGTCGTCGGCCAGGGCCCTGAGCGCGAGCGCCTCGTCTCCCGCGCAACCGCGCTGGACCTGATCGACGTCGTCACCTTCCACGGCTTCGCCCCGGCTGAGCGCAAGGACGAGCTGCTCGCTCGTGCCACGGTGCACGTGTGCGGCTCCGACGCGGAGGGCTGGGGGCAGGCCGTCATCGACGCCGCCGGCTGGGGTGTGCCCACCGTGGCGCGCGACGTGCCTGGGCTGCGGGACTCGATCCGCGACGGCGAGAGCGGCTGGCTCGTCGACGACGACGAGGACCCCCGCGTCGTCGTCGAGCGCCTCGCCGAGGCGCTGGCCCACGCGCTGGTCGCCGGCGCCGATCCTGCCGCCCGGGTGCGCCAGGCCGAGTCGTGCCTGGCCTGGGCGCGACAGTTCGACTGGTCGCAGATGCGTAGCCACGCACGCGACCTCACCATCGAGATGCTCCTCGGGCGCGCCCCTGCGTCGCCCGATCGTCACCACCCACGCGACGCTCGCGTGGCCGTCTGA
- the rpsA gene encoding 30S ribosomal protein S1: MTSTLSNAFLSAYDDNAPQVAVNDIGSEADFLAAIDLTIKYFNDGDIVDGTIVKVDRDEVLLDIGYKTEGVIPSRELSIKHDVDPSEVVKVGDKVEALVLQKEDKEGRLILSKKRAQYERAWGTIEEIKEADGVVEGTVIEVVKGGLIIDIGLRGFLPASLVEMRRVRDLQPYVGQTLEAKIIELDKNRNNVVLSRRAWLEQTQSEVRHGFLTQLQKGQIRKGVVSSIVNFGAFVDLGGVDGLVHVSELSWKHIDHPSEVVTVGDEVTVEVLDVDMDRERVSLSLKATQEDPWQHFARTHQIGQIVPGKVTKLVPFGSFVRVEEGIEGLVHISELAERHVEIPEQVVQVNDDVMVKIIDIDLERRRISLSLKQANETTAATDVEEFDPTLYGMPATYDEQGNYIYPEGFDPETGEWLEGYDEQRATWEEQYAKAHARWEAHVKQQADAKQAEIEAGEATSYSSGGGNDTQVEETGGSLASDEALQALREKLTGGGN; the protein is encoded by the coding sequence ATGACGAGCACCCTCTCGAACGCCTTCCTGAGCGCCTACGACGACAACGCCCCCCAGGTCGCTGTCAACGACATCGGCTCGGAGGCGGACTTCCTGGCCGCCATCGACCTCACCATCAAGTACTTCAACGACGGCGACATCGTCGACGGCACGATCGTCAAGGTCGACCGCGACGAGGTGCTGCTCGACATCGGCTACAAGACCGAGGGCGTCATCCCCTCGCGCGAGCTGTCGATCAAGCACGACGTCGACCCCTCCGAGGTCGTCAAGGTGGGTGACAAGGTCGAGGCTCTGGTCCTCCAGAAGGAGGACAAGGAGGGTCGCCTGATCCTGTCCAAGAAGCGCGCCCAGTACGAGCGCGCCTGGGGCACGATCGAGGAGATCAAGGAGGCCGACGGCGTCGTCGAGGGCACCGTCATCGAGGTCGTCAAGGGCGGCCTGATCATCGACATCGGCCTGCGCGGCTTCCTGCCCGCCTCGCTGGTGGAGATGCGCCGCGTGCGTGACCTGCAGCCCTACGTGGGCCAGACGCTCGAGGCGAAGATCATCGAGCTCGACAAGAACCGCAACAACGTGGTCCTGTCGCGCCGTGCCTGGCTCGAGCAGACCCAGTCCGAGGTCCGCCACGGCTTCCTCACCCAGCTCCAGAAGGGCCAGATCCGCAAGGGTGTCGTGTCCTCGATCGTCAACTTCGGTGCGTTCGTGGACCTCGGCGGCGTCGACGGCCTGGTGCACGTCTCGGAGCTGTCCTGGAAGCACATCGACCACCCGTCCGAGGTCGTCACCGTGGGCGACGAGGTCACCGTCGAGGTCCTCGACGTCGACATGGACCGCGAGCGTGTCTCCCTGTCGCTGAAGGCGACGCAGGAGGACCCGTGGCAGCACTTCGCCCGGACCCACCAGATCGGTCAGATCGTGCCCGGAAAGGTCACCAAGCTGGTGCCCTTCGGCTCGTTCGTCCGTGTCGAGGAGGGCATCGAGGGCCTGGTGCACATCTCCGAGCTGGCCGAGCGCCACGTGGAGATCCCGGAGCAGGTCGTCCAGGTCAACGACGACGTCATGGTCAAGATCATCGACATCGACCTCGAGCGTCGCCGGATCTCGCTGTCGCTGAAGCAGGCGAACGAGACCACCGCGGCCACCGACGTCGAGGAGTTCGACCCGACGCTGTACGGCATGCCCGCCACCTACGACGAGCAGGGCAACTACATCTACCCCGAGGGCTTCGACCCGGAGACGGGCGAGTGGCTCGAGGGCTACGACGAGCAGCGCGCGACCTGGGAGGAGCAGTACGCCAAGGCGCACGCTCGCTGGGAGGCCCACGTCAAGCAGCAGGCCGACGCCAAGCAGGCCGAGATCGAGGCCGGCGAGGCGACGTCGTACTCCTCCGGCGGCGGCAACGACACGCAGGTCGAGGAGACCGGCGGCTCGCTGGCCTCCGACGAGGCCCTGCAGGCGCTCCGCGAGAAGCTCACGGGCGGCGGCAACTGA
- a CDS encoding glycosyltransferase codes for MLQIVIPAYNEERRLPRTLRELRRHVVTHRGALGRVEVIVVDNASTDATAEVAREVDSPVMPVRVVRCTRRGKGAAVRAGLLATDADLVCFMDADGATGLDALQDAWRLAQQGADVVIGSRAVAGSLTEARHCRTRSAGATFYRRVAGRLTPGIADTQCGFKVFRGDIVRAVVVDLRACGFSFDVELLVRLRAAGARIEEMPVSWVDVPGSTFVPARHGASAFLELARIAWRARELSRPAAARTVVGARSPMPMPVPAALTAGLAAAVFPMVADGGDLRGGTAP; via the coding sequence ATGCTGCAAATCGTCATTCCTGCGTACAACGAGGAGCGACGGCTGCCGCGCACGCTGCGTGAGCTGCGCCGTCACGTCGTGACGCATCGTGGCGCCCTCGGTCGTGTCGAGGTCATCGTCGTCGACAACGCCAGCACCGACGCCACCGCCGAGGTCGCCCGCGAGGTCGACTCCCCGGTCATGCCTGTGCGCGTGGTGCGATGCACCCGCCGCGGCAAGGGTGCCGCCGTCCGGGCGGGCCTGCTCGCCACGGACGCCGACCTGGTCTGCTTCATGGACGCCGACGGGGCCACGGGCCTCGACGCGCTCCAGGACGCCTGGCGCCTCGCCCAGCAGGGCGCGGACGTCGTCATCGGCTCGCGCGCGGTGGCCGGCAGCCTCACCGAGGCACGGCACTGCCGCACCCGCTCCGCGGGGGCCACGTTCTACCGCCGCGTCGCCGGCCGCCTCACGCCGGGCATCGCCGACACCCAGTGCGGCTTCAAGGTGTTCCGCGGCGACATCGTCCGGGCGGTGGTCGTGGACCTGCGCGCCTGCGGGTTCTCCTTCGACGTCGAGCTGCTGGTGCGGCTGCGTGCCGCCGGTGCCCGGATCGAGGAGATGCCGGTCAGCTGGGTCGACGTGCCGGGCTCCACCTTCGTGCCCGCGCGTCACGGCGCCAGCGCGTTCCTCGAGCTCGCCCGGATCGCCTGGCGTGCCCGCGAGCTGAGCCGCCCCGCGGCCGCCCGGACGGTGGTCGGTGCACGGTCCCCCATGCCGATGCCCGTCCCCGCCGCCCTGACGGCCGGCCTCGCCGCCGCGGTGTTCCCGATGGTCGCCGATGGCGGCGATCTCCGCGGCGGGACAGCACCATGA
- the coaE gene encoding dephospho-CoA kinase, with amino-acid sequence MRVGLTGGIASGKSTVSAVLAELGAVVIDADKIARDVVAKGTPGLAAVVEAFGPELLTADGELDRPKMGALVFGDAEQRRRLEAIVHPLVFAEYAAREAAAPADAIVVHDIPLLVESGRAGEFDAVVVVDAPTELQVERMVRDRGMSEEDALARIAAQATREQRRAVATHLIENTGTLEELRRRASEVFAALRAAAG; translated from the coding sequence ATGCGAGTGGGACTGACCGGCGGGATCGCCTCGGGCAAGAGCACCGTCTCGGCCGTCCTGGCCGAGCTGGGTGCGGTGGTGATCGACGCCGACAAGATCGCCCGTGACGTGGTGGCCAAGGGGACGCCCGGGCTGGCGGCCGTCGTCGAGGCGTTCGGTCCCGAGCTGCTCACCGCCGACGGCGAGCTGGACCGGCCCAAGATGGGGGCGTTGGTCTTCGGCGACGCCGAGCAGCGCCGGCGGCTGGAGGCGATCGTGCACCCTCTGGTGTTCGCCGAGTACGCCGCCCGGGAGGCCGCCGCTCCCGCGGACGCCATCGTGGTCCACGACATCCCGCTGCTGGTGGAGTCCGGGCGGGCGGGGGAGTTCGACGCCGTGGTCGTCGTCGACGCACCCACCGAGCTGCAGGTCGAGCGGATGGTGCGGGACCGGGGGATGAGCGAGGAAGACGCGCTGGCCCGGATCGCGGCTCAGGCGACCCGCGAGCAGCGGCGCGCGGTGGCCACGCACCTCATCGAGAACACGGGCACGCTGGAGGAGCTGCGCCGCAGGGCCAGCGAGGTCTTCGCCGCCCTGCGCGCTGCCGCAGGCTGA
- a CDS encoding GDSL-type esterase/lipase family protein, whose protein sequence is MAGGRLGRALLAAVTVACVTLSAALAAPGQAAGEPGGSEPTPGAEAVRVLIVGDSVTHGSSGDWTWRYRLWHHLVDSGVDVDFVGPRRDLWNLRTDAAGATSYADPAFDQDHAAKWGMWAALPDVPFDVLAADTAADVVVVMLGAIDLLWTDEPASTVVDRMRQIVTEVRRGRPGAHVVLAQATQRWFDGVPEFNAGLDDVAAELSEPGSRVVVAATARDYDLAGDTWDGSHANARGEVRIAAAVADALASAGVGPPAPRPLVLPPVGPVQTPSLSAVGGDGRATLAWVGPDAATSHRLWSRDVTARAPWSVHAEGLPRDGDRAVAGLRNGHRYEFRLQPVKGDDLPETGVYSPTVAVVPAAVALPPARPPALSKVRSLRASAGRRCVRLTWARVPHATAYRVQRFSGGRWRGGTRTKHTRVTLKKLPAAKAWRFRVRAVRGDRSGPSKVIRVVRRAGRC, encoded by the coding sequence GTGGCTGGGGGACGTCTGGGGCGAGCGTTGCTGGCCGCCGTGACCGTGGCGTGCGTGACACTCTCCGCGGCGCTCGCGGCGCCGGGTCAGGCGGCCGGCGAGCCCGGCGGCTCCGAGCCCACCCCCGGGGCGGAGGCGGTGCGGGTCCTGATCGTGGGCGACTCGGTGACCCACGGGTCCTCCGGTGACTGGACCTGGCGCTACCGGCTGTGGCACCACCTCGTCGACTCCGGCGTCGACGTCGACTTCGTCGGGCCCCGCCGGGACCTGTGGAACCTGCGCACCGACGCCGCGGGCGCGACGTCGTACGCCGACCCCGCGTTCGACCAGGACCACGCCGCGAAGTGGGGGATGTGGGCCGCCCTCCCCGACGTGCCGTTCGACGTCCTCGCCGCCGACACCGCGGCGGACGTCGTCGTGGTCATGCTCGGGGCGATCGACCTGTTGTGGACCGACGAGCCGGCCTCGACGGTGGTGGACCGGATGCGGCAGATCGTCACCGAGGTGCGCCGCGGCCGTCCCGGGGCCCACGTGGTGCTGGCACAGGCGACGCAACGCTGGTTCGACGGCGTGCCGGAATTCAACGCCGGGCTGGACGACGTCGCCGCGGAGCTCTCCGAGCCCGGCTCCCGCGTCGTGGTGGCCGCGACCGCCCGGGACTACGACCTGGCCGGCGACACCTGGGACGGCTCGCACGCGAACGCGCGCGGCGAGGTCCGGATCGCCGCTGCGGTCGCCGACGCGTTGGCGAGTGCCGGTGTCGGGCCGCCGGCGCCGCGTCCCCTGGTCCTGCCGCCGGTGGGACCGGTGCAGACGCCGAGCCTCTCGGCCGTCGGTGGCGACGGCCGCGCGACGCTGGCCTGGGTGGGACCCGACGCCGCGACCAGCCACCGGCTCTGGAGCAGGGACGTCACCGCCCGCGCCCCCTGGTCCGTGCACGCTGAAGGGCTGCCCCGCGACGGTGACCGGGCGGTCGCCGGGCTCCGCAACGGCCACCGCTACGAGTTCCGGCTGCAGCCGGTGAAGGGCGATGACCTGCCCGAGACCGGGGTGTACTCGCCGACGGTCGCGGTCGTGCCCGCCGCCGTCGCGCTGCCGCCCGCCCGGCCTCCCGCGCTGTCGAAGGTGCGCAGCCTGCGCGCCAGCGCGGGCAGGCGCTGCGTCCGGCTGACCTGGGCGCGCGTCCCGCACGCCACCGCCTACCGCGTCCAGCGGTTCAGCGGCGGCCGGTGGCGCGGCGGCACCCGCACGAAGCACACCAGGGTCACGCTCAAGAAGCTGCCGGCGGCGAAGGCGTGGCGCTTCCGGGTCCGGGCCGTGCGCGGAGACCGGAGCGGTCCGTCCAAGGTGATCCGGGTCGTCCGCCGTGCGGGGCGGTGCTGA
- a CDS encoding class I SAM-dependent methyltransferase: MQDPGQQWPQPPVTAHRRAADESESRSANGADWDRYADEYQATHGEFLGDAGFLWGPEGLTEAEAGVLGDVAGRDVLEVGSGAGQCSRWVRSQGGRSFGLDLSYRQLQHSRRIDEMTGIVVPSVLGTATHLPFADDSFDVVFSSFGALQFVADIDTAVRETARVLRPGGRFAFSITHPTRWMFPDDPGEDGLTATQSYWDRTPYVEVDDETGTTSYVEHHRTLGDWVHLLSSHRFHLTTLLEPEWPEDHDRLWGGWSRVRGTLTPGTALFGADLLDPPPASAGTRPAVAPR, from the coding sequence GTGCAGGACCCTGGGCAGCAATGGCCGCAGCCGCCGGTGACGGCGCACCGGCGTGCGGCGGACGAGTCGGAGTCGCGCAGCGCCAACGGCGCCGACTGGGACCGCTACGCCGACGAGTACCAGGCCACCCACGGCGAGTTCCTCGGCGACGCCGGCTTCCTGTGGGGCCCCGAGGGCCTCACCGAGGCCGAGGCCGGTGTGCTCGGCGACGTGGCGGGCCGCGACGTGCTGGAGGTCGGCTCCGGTGCCGGGCAGTGCTCCCGCTGGGTCCGCAGCCAGGGCGGGCGCTCCTTCGGCCTGGACCTGTCCTACCGCCAGCTCCAGCACTCGCGCCGCATCGACGAGATGACCGGCATCGTGGTGCCCAGCGTGCTCGGCACCGCCACCCACCTGCCCTTCGCCGACGACAGCTTCGACGTGGTGTTCTCCTCCTTCGGCGCCCTGCAGTTCGTCGCCGACATCGACACCGCCGTGCGGGAGACCGCCCGGGTGCTGCGCCCCGGTGGCCGGTTCGCCTTCTCCATCACCCACCCCACGCGCTGGATGTTCCCCGACGACCCGGGTGAGGACGGCCTGACCGCCACCCAGTCCTACTGGGACCGCACGCCCTACGTCGAGGTCGACGACGAGACCGGCACGACGTCGTACGTCGAGCACCACCGCACGCTGGGCGACTGGGTGCACCTGCTGTCCAGCCACCGCTTCCACCTCACGACCCTGCTCGAGCCGGAGTGGCCGGAAGACCACGACCGGCTGTGGGGCGGCTGGTCCCGGGTGCGGGGCACGCTGACCCCGGGGACCGCGCTGTTCGGTGCCGACCTGCTCGACCCGCCGCCGGCGAGCGCCGGGACCCGCCCTGCTGTGGCGCCACGGTAG
- a CDS encoding DUF3068 domain-containing protein: protein MRSKLASVFVGLGVFLIVAAILVRFYAYPSLAKTPADYESITKLEALDAQIFNSDPDVLAAETTDLSIVSRSVADGGADAPDDVSVWVNSTTISRPDGSVFQQARDRVAFDSVTGVATDCEPCDTWTEIAEGDRRDVERTGLLFKFPFGTEKKDYDVWDSSVNEAPVATFEGEEDLQGLTVYKFVQRIEPTVVQTREVPGSVFGSDEAVVEAEMWYEMTRTYYIEPQTGSPVNRVEERVQELRYDGTSVPAFTGTVQYTEDQVSDMVEDAKSNAFMLGGLQMLFPLVMGVLGALLIGLGLVMGRAAGGRSSGNRANDKTMAGV from the coding sequence ATGCGCAGCAAGCTCGCATCCGTCTTCGTCGGGCTCGGCGTGTTCCTGATCGTTGCGGCGATCCTGGTCCGTTTCTACGCCTACCCGTCCCTGGCGAAGACCCCCGCCGACTACGAGTCGATCACGAAGCTCGAGGCGCTCGACGCCCAGATCTTCAACTCCGACCCCGACGTCCTCGCCGCGGAGACCACGGACCTGTCGATCGTGTCGCGCTCGGTCGCCGACGGCGGTGCGGACGCTCCCGACGACGTGTCCGTGTGGGTGAACTCGACCACGATCAGCCGCCCCGACGGCTCGGTCTTCCAGCAGGCGCGCGACCGGGTGGCCTTCGACTCCGTGACCGGCGTGGCGACCGACTGCGAGCCGTGCGACACCTGGACCGAGATCGCCGAGGGCGACCGCCGCGACGTGGAGCGCACCGGCCTGCTCTTCAAGTTCCCCTTCGGCACCGAGAAGAAGGACTACGACGTCTGGGACTCCTCCGTCAACGAGGCCCCCGTCGCGACCTTCGAGGGCGAGGAGGACCTGCAGGGCCTGACGGTCTACAAGTTCGTCCAGCGCATCGAGCCCACCGTGGTGCAGACCCGCGAGGTCCCGGGCAGCGTGTTCGGCTCCGACGAGGCCGTGGTGGAGGCCGAGATGTGGTACGAGATGACCCGCACCTACTACATCGAGCCGCAGACCGGCTCGCCCGTGAACCGCGTCGAGGAGCGGGTCCAGGAGCTGCGCTACGACGGCACCTCCGTGCCGGCCTTCACCGGCACCGTGCAGTACACCGAGGACCAGGTCTCCGACATGGTCGAGGACGCCAAGAGCAACGCCTTCATGCTCGGCGGCCTCCAGATGCTGTTCCCGCTCGTGATGGGCGTGCTCGGCGCGCTCCTGATCGGCCTCGGCCTGGTCATGGGCCGTGCCGCCGGCGGTCGCTCCTCGGGCAACCGTGCGAACGACAAGACGATGGCCGGGGTCTGA
- a CDS encoding class I SAM-dependent methyltransferase produces MDAAEIAKSAALERTHWWYAARRALVRRTVADWPAGRAIDVGCGMGGNTLVLRQLGWRAVGVEYSETGAEIAAARGIPVLRGDGRRLPVADSSVDLVMSTDAWEHIDDDVAVAAETFRVLRPGGRALIAVPAGMDLWSGHDVALGHVRRYERDELVARITGAGLVIEDLASWNVLLRPVVRMRRRDRQAPESEMEAVHPVLNAGLRAAIALERVLPVRRWPGVSLVAVARKP; encoded by the coding sequence GTGGACGCTGCAGAGATCGCCAAGTCGGCCGCGCTCGAGCGCACCCACTGGTGGTATGCCGCCAGGCGCGCCCTGGTGCGTCGCACGGTCGCCGACTGGCCGGCCGGTCGCGCGATCGACGTCGGCTGCGGCATGGGCGGCAACACCCTGGTGCTGCGGCAGCTCGGTTGGCGCGCGGTCGGCGTGGAGTACAGCGAGACCGGCGCGGAGATCGCGGCCGCCCGCGGCATTCCGGTGCTGCGTGGCGACGGACGCCGGCTGCCGGTCGCCGACTCCTCGGTGGACCTGGTGATGTCGACGGATGCGTGGGAGCACATCGACGACGACGTCGCCGTCGCGGCCGAGACCTTCCGGGTGCTGCGCCCCGGCGGCCGCGCCCTGATCGCGGTGCCGGCTGGGATGGACCTGTGGAGCGGCCACGACGTCGCGCTGGGCCACGTGCGCCGCTACGAGCGCGACGAGCTGGTCGCCCGCATCACCGGCGCCGGCCTGGTCATCGAGGACCTGGCGTCGTGGAACGTCCTGCTGCGACCGGTGGTGCGGATGCGTCGCCGTGACCGACAGGCGCCCGAGAGCGAGATGGAGGCCGTGCACCCGGTCCTGAACGCCGGCCTGCGGGCAGCGATCGCCCTCGAGCGGGTGCTGCCGGTGCGCCGGTGGCCGGGCGTGAGCCTGGTCGCCGTGGCGCGCAAGCCATGA